In Montipora foliosa isolate CH-2021 unplaced genomic scaffold, ASM3666993v2 scaffold_420, whole genome shotgun sequence, the following proteins share a genomic window:
- the LOC137988474 gene encoding uncharacterized protein: protein MHAPNFSGARIPIQSNFNLAQFDFYLEHYQDGIIVDFLRYGWPINYVGSLPSSTLSNHPSAAKNSAFLRSYVHKELVHRSICGPFTSNPFDTNCVISPLLCVPKRDSDELRVVHDLSFPEGFSVNDGIAKDSYLNEPFRLRLPGIDRLVEFVNKEGSGCHVFKKDLSRAYRQIPVDPGDYHLLGFQVDGHFYFHSAFPFGLRSATLACQRTTQSVVYILNTMGILVDVYIDDFYGACRPSHSHSAFQRMNTLFDELGLLTSAAKDVPPCHRMVCLGVEIDTSAMTLTVPQFRLDELDVELHQWLEKSTYTKHALQSLLGKLSYVSACVRPGRVYMCRLLNALRDTTSRRSARRITDDMRADIAWWIYLLQHYNGVSVIPSNVTISNPYLFACDACLSGCGAVCFGEYFKRCFPPAILALTLHINVLELLTVVVTVKLWATSLQGLNVELYSDNTACIAAINNKSSSNVHMQCCLRELWLILSVHNISLVLHHVPSKENSLADSLSRYNSDFSARQFVDNYAATHELVEISLQDTLFSFFLL from the coding sequence ATGCATGCCCCTAATTTTTCAGGTGCACGTATTCCTATCCAGTCTAACTTCAATTTAGCACAGTTTGATTTTTACCTCGAACATTACCAAGATGGaattattgttgattttcttCGTTACGGCTGGCCGATTAACTACGTGGGGTCTCTACCGTCCTCTACCCTTTCAAATCATCCTTCGGCCGCCAAGAACAGCGCTTTCCTAAGATCTTATGTCCATAAAGAGCTTGTTCATCGTTCTATTTGCGGACCTTTCACATCTAACCCCTTTGACACTAATTGTGTCATCTCCCCACTTTTATGCGTTCCAAAGCGTGACTCCGACGAGCTCAGAGTCGTTCACGATTTAAGTTTTCCCGAGGGCTTCTCTGTCAACGATGGAATCGCCAAAGACTCCTATCTCAATGAACCATTTAGACTCCGTTTACCCGGGATAGATCGCCTGGTGGAATTTGTCAACAAGGAAGGCAGTGGTTGCCACGTATTTAAAAAAGACCTAAGTCGCGCCTATCGCCAGATTCCTGTAGACCCCGGCGATTACCATCTTCTGGGTTTCCAAGTTGATGggcatttttattttcattcagCCTTTCCGTTTGGTCTTCGATCAGCAACTTTAGCTTGCCAACGCACCACACAAAGCGTTGTGTACATTCTTAACACTATGGGAATTTTAGTGGATGTATATATCGACGATTTTTACGGAGCGTGTAGACCCAGTCATTCTCACTCTGCTTTCCAAAGGATGAACACTTTATTCGACGAGCTGGGTTTGCTCACCTCGGCTGCTAAAGACGTACCCCCGTGTCATCGTATGGTATGTTTAGGGGTTGAAATAGACACCTCTGCGATGACCCTGACCGTCCCTCAATTTCGCCTCGACGAACTTGATGTCGAATTACATCAGTGGCTAGAGAAATCTACCTACACGAAGCATGCCTTACAATCTTTGCTAGGAAAATTGTCATATGTTTCTGCTTGCGTCCGCCCGGGTCGTGTTTACATGTGTCGTTTGCTCAATGCCTTGCGTGATACAACTTCTCGACGTTCTGCGCGGCGGATAACTGACGACATGCGTGCAGATATTGCGTGGTGGATTTATCTTTTGCAGCATTACAATGGCGTATCTGTCATCCCATCCAATGTCACGATCTCAAATCCTTATCTTTTTGCCTGCGATGCCTGCCTGTCAGGTTGTGGCGCGGTATGTTTCGGCGAGTACTTCAAGCGCTGTTTTCCTCCTGCCATTTTGGCTTTAACATTGCACATCAATGTATTGGAACTTTTGACTGTTGTTGTGACGGTTAAACTCTGGGCCACTAGTCTTCAAGGTCTAAACGTTGAACTTTATTCTGACAACACTGCCTGCATCGCTGCCATTAACAACAAATCATCGTCAAATGTTCACATGCAGTGTTGTTTACGCGAACTCTGGCTGATCCTTTCTGTTCATAATATTTCTTTAGTTCTTCATCACGTACCAAGCAAAGAGAACTCTCTTGCTGATTCGCTCAGCCGCTacaactcggatttttccgctAGACAATTTGTTGACAATTATGCGGCCACCCATGAACTCGTAGAGATATCTCTCCAAGACACTTTATTCAGTTTTTTCCTTCTCTAA
- the LOC137988476 gene encoding uncharacterized protein, with amino-acid sequence MLIDCAYLVQRFAFQESTKRNMRSQLRAYLSFCAHYQFSPFPVSKNVFLAYLVFLSHSLASYQSLLNYTNILKHINYALGADVSFMSDYDCSLTQRGLRRVMGDRVYHTSPITVDILLRIFQSFQPRNVFHACMRAAFLVAFFSFLRISNLVPYTLSEVHSSTSFFLRRRDITFTASGAYLKVFRTKTIQFKQRILEIPLPVIPNSILCPVTALTSYFKLVPAASDSPVFLAPHRSSFVPVLARHFNLFLKRCVSFIGKDPSHFSSRSFRKGGATFAFNCGAPTEFIKAQGDWKSDAYLVYLTLSSSKKLALLRAITTKLANRY; translated from the coding sequence ATGTTAATTGATTGCGCGTATCTTGTCCAGCGATTTGCCTTTCAAGAATCGACGAAACGCAATATGCGTAGCCAGTTGCGAGCCTATCTAAGTTTTTGCGCTCATTATCAGTTTAGTCCTTTTCCTGTATCCAAAAACGTTTTCTTAGCTTATCTAGTTTTTCTTTCCCACTCATTAGCGTCGTATCAGTCACTCCTCAATTATACCAATATTTTGAAGCACATCAACTACGCTTTAGGCGCCGATGTGTCTTTCATGTCCGATTACGATTGTTCTCTCACACAGCGAGGATTAAGGCGCGTAATGGGTGATCGTGTTTATCACACATCTCCTATCACTGTAGACATTTTATTACGCATTTTTCAGTCATTTCAGCCACGCAATGTTTTTCATGCCTGCATGCGTGCAGCTTTTCTGGTCGCATTTTTCTCATTTCTTAGAATCTCCAATTTGGTTCCGTACACTTTGTCTGAAGTTCATTCTAGCACCAGTTTCTTCCTTCGTCGTAGGGATATAACTTTCACCGCCTCTGGTGCTTATCTTAAAGTTTTTAGGACAAAGACCATTCAGTTCAAGCAAAGGATCTTGGAGATCCCACTTCCAGTTATCCCCAACTCCATTTTGTGTCCGGTAACCGCGCTCACGTCTTATTTCAAGCTGGTTCCTGCGGCTTCCGATTCTCCCGTTTTCTTAGCACCACACCGTTCTAGTTTCGTCCCCGTTTTAGCCCGGCATTTCAATTTGTTTCTCAAGCGTTGTGTTTCGTTTATTGGCAAAGATCCATCGCATTTTTCCTCGCGCAGTTTCAGAAAAGGGGGTGCCACGTTCGCTTTCAATTGCGGCGCTCCCACCGAGTTTATTAAGGCTCAAGGAGATTGGAAAAGTGACGCTTACTTAGTTTATCTCACTTTATCGTCTTCCAAAAAACTCGCCCTTTTGCGCGCCATCACCACTAAACTGGCCAATCGCTACTGA
- the LOC137988475 gene encoding uncharacterized protein — protein MGTRSRKSKMPISDDFLAGPAPENLSGYLEDPFPSFPRATANQQKSLSTKSKSKKSTQQETTTPAEHQPVSLDKQIQLEQLKHGNLQLQLEITRAQLELTKLSPHVKPSQTSRSLKPEEPSPLDNILASTPFRSSTQEVLAEDGSVPTLKDLRTKGKKERKHPSLLPNDYLFSAKGKIDYDKLEISEFVGGFLEFLNSQPESAQQRYLAYLKLLMERAATYSWYSVRNFHFSINTAVEAGRLSFQQFDQIKDRAQTFFTHADLPSAPTTPRVSTTSSQARNSKKDTYCKEWNYTGKCNCTSTEATYKSIHRCRVCDADHAMLQCAKRRFPIPSSFIGTPKSEDKN, from the coding sequence ATGGGTACACGCTCAAGAAAATCCAAGATGCCCATATCCGACGATTTCCTCGCAGGCCCAGCTCCCGAAAATCTGTCGGGCTACCTCGAGGAtccttttccatcttttccTCGTGCAACAGCCAATCAACAAAAGTCCCTAAGCACgaagtcaaagtcaaagaaaagcacgcaacaagagacaacaacTCCAGCAGAACATCAACCTGTGTCGTTAGATAAGCAGATCCAACTGGAGCAACTCAAGCACGGCAATCTACAGTTGCAGTTGGAGATTACCAGGGCGCAGTTAGAGCTGACGAAGCTAAGCCCACACGTTAAACCTTCGCAAACTTCTCGTTCGCTGAAACCGGAAGAGCCGTCACCCCTTGACAATATTCTTGCCTCCACGCCTTTCAGATCATCGACCCAAGAAGTATTGGCAGAGGATGGAAGTGTTCCGACTCTCAAGGACTTGcggaccaaaggaaaaaaagagcgCAAACATCCTTCTCTTTTGCCGAATGATTACCTTTTCTCCGCAAAAGGTAAGATAGACTACGATAAACTCGAGATTTCGGAGTTTGTGGGTGGCTTTCTTGAGTTCTTAAATAGTCAGCCGGAGTCCGCGCAACAGCGCTATTTAGCGTACCTCAAACTGCTCATGGAGCGTGCTGCAACATATTCATGGTACAGCGTACGAAATTTCCATTTTTCAATCAATACAGCGGTTGAAGCCGGGCGTTTGTCTTTCCAACAGTTCGACCAGATCAAAGATCGGGCACAAACTTTCTTCACCCACGCCGACTTGCCTTCAGCTCCGACCACTCCTCGCGTTTCAACCACGTCTTCTCAAGCGCGCAACAGCAAGAAAGACACGTATTGCAAAGAGTGGAATTACACAGGCAAGTGTAACTGCACGTCAACCGAAGCGACATACAAGAGCATTCACCGTTGCCGTGTTTGCGATGCAGACCACGCAATGCTACAATGTGCGAAACGTCGCTTCCCAATTCCTAGCAGTTTCATTGGCACGCCTAAATCAGAAGACAAAAATTGA